One region of Bosea sp. 29B genomic DNA includes:
- a CDS encoding DUF1127 domain-containing protein, translated as MFSLIRYLYRIILPSSTQPHPNGGDCRDERRLANVRGAFASAFARLRAFEEANMSAVLPAIVRPVVAKRSEASLHLPGVLLQAIARYFARRAAIDHLYELDEPALKDIGLARSEIEAAVRGRIPRAGRKRT; from the coding sequence ATGTTTTCATTGATCCGATATCTGTATCGGATCATTTTGCCTTCATCAACCCAGCCACACCCAAACGGCGGCGATTGCAGGGACGAAAGGCGCCTCGCCAATGTGCGAGGCGCTTTCGCCTCGGCGTTCGCGCGGCTTCGTGCCTTCGAGGAGGCCAATATGTCTGCAGTCCTGCCCGCCATCGTTCGGCCTGTCGTCGCGAAGCGCTCCGAGGCATCGCTCCACCTGCCGGGTGTGCTGCTCCAGGCGATCGCGCGCTATTTCGCGCGCCGCGCCGCCATCGACCACCTGTACGAGCTCGACGAGCCCGCCCTCAAGGATATCGGCCTTGCGAGAAGCGAGATCGAAGCCGCGGTTCGGGGACGCATTCCACGCGCCGGCCGGAAGCGCACGTGA
- a CDS encoding PLP-dependent aminotransferase family protein: MSRSDYLRLADMIAAEIAAGTLKPGERLPPQRNFAYERKIAVSTASRVYAELLRRGLVVGEVGRGTFVSGEARRGVAAPGEPSSTRIDLEFNYPILPRQAALIARSLAGLEETAALDAALRQATSVGTPAIRSIGAAFLSQGGWTPAPEQLVFTGNGRQSVAAALAALVPTGGRCGVEALTYPFIKGIAARLGVTLVPLAMDESGMRPDAVQKAHREAHLSALYIQPAVQNPLGTTMPQARRADLLGVVEALGLPIIEDNVYGFLEDGPPLAALAPDSCLVIDSLSKKVAPGLTLGFVVVPLRLRESVKASVRSGGWTATGFAFAAAQRMMSDGTIAELAKLKCLDARARQALAAERLAGFEVQANRNCYHLWLTLPAHWRSQSFVAAAARRDIALTPSSTFAATPGHAPNAVRLALATPSMEQLDLGLHTLAALLHAREDDFDSTE, encoded by the coding sequence ATGTCGAGATCCGACTATCTCAGGCTGGCCGACATGATCGCGGCCGAAATCGCCGCAGGAACGCTCAAGCCGGGCGAGCGCCTGCCGCCCCAGCGCAACTTCGCCTATGAGCGCAAGATCGCCGTCTCGACGGCGAGCCGGGTCTACGCCGAGCTGCTGCGCCGCGGCCTCGTCGTCGGCGAGGTCGGCCGGGGCACCTTCGTCTCGGGAGAAGCCAGGCGCGGGGTGGCGGCCCCCGGCGAGCCGAGCAGCACCCGGATCGATCTCGAATTCAACTATCCGATCCTACCCCGGCAGGCCGCTCTGATCGCCAGGAGTCTGGCCGGCCTGGAGGAGACCGCGGCGCTGGATGCGGCCTTGCGGCAGGCGACAAGCGTCGGCACGCCGGCGATCCGCAGCATTGGCGCCGCCTTCCTCTCGCAAGGCGGCTGGACGCCGGCGCCCGAGCAACTGGTCTTCACCGGTAATGGCCGCCAATCCGTCGCCGCGGCGCTTGCCGCTCTTGTTCCGACCGGCGGGCGCTGCGGCGTCGAGGCCCTGACCTACCCCTTCATCAAGGGGATCGCCGCCCGGCTGGGCGTCACACTGGTGCCGCTGGCGATGGATGAGAGCGGCATGCGCCCCGACGCGGTGCAGAAGGCGCATCGCGAGGCCCATCTGTCGGCGCTCTATATTCAGCCGGCGGTCCAGAACCCGCTGGGAACGACGATGCCGCAAGCCCGCCGTGCCGATCTGCTGGGAGTCGTCGAGGCGCTCGGCCTGCCGATCATCGAGGACAATGTCTACGGTTTCCTCGAGGATGGGCCGCCGCTGGCTGCGCTCGCGCCGGACTCCTGCCTCGTCATCGACAGCCTTTCCAAAAAGGTCGCGCCGGGGCTGACGCTGGGCTTCGTCGTGGTGCCGCTGCGCCTGCGCGAAAGCGTCAAGGCCTCGGTGCGCTCCGGCGGCTGGACGGCGACGGGGTTCGCCTTCGCGGCCGCCCAGCGGATGATGAGCGACGGCACCATCGCCGAGCTCGCCAAATTGAAGTGCCTCGACGCCCGCGCACGCCAGGCGCTCGCAGCCGAGCGCCTCGCCGGCTTCGAGGTCCAGGCCAACAGGAACTGCTACCATCTGTGGCTGACGCTGCCGGCGCATTGGCGCTCGCAGAGCTTCGTCGCGGCCGCAGCCCGGCGCGATATCGCGCTGACTCCGTCGAGCACCTTCGCAGCGACACCCGGCCACGCGCCGAACGCGGTCAGGCTGGCACTGGCGACGCCGAGCATGGAGCAGCTCGATCTCGGTCTGCATACGTTGGCCGCGCTGCTGCACGCCCGTGAGGACGATTTCGACTCGACGGAGTGA
- a CDS encoding autotransporter-associated beta strand repeat-containing protein: protein MQSKGGDGGAGGKGGDGGDGNVATFLIFEILGDGGDGGGGAGGGGGGAGLSLVEGGSVNLLGNNRLTGGHGGDGGDGGRGGSGQGTSSKRVDGWGGNGGDGGEGGVGLSLSRGSASIGAGSTIKGGNGGRGGNGGDSGPGKTNSNALDDSGSDSAIGGAQDYDRPAAKTAGDGGRGGDGGNGVTIRNGATLTTAPGVSITGGNGGDGGQNGIKSRSTFGSVRRHANGGSGGSGGSGVVADQSGATIINAAGAAIVGGGAGAGGAWRGSVSRDRGQAGAAGRAGAGIVATGGNVAIINSGVISGGRNRNGTRGAAITFAGSGNSLELQAGSAIVGQVLGGSNATLILGGAADASFDLRGLGSQYQGFSDFNKTGTSSWTLSGTTSAFKGDMAIDGGALVFSAGTQLTATNAQIANGAGAVAAVTVAGAGSQWIADGRIDVGHQGQGSLTVANGGTVRANTIGVGTGAGGSGAIHVTGSGSHVEASSLVLGDGGAGSAVVSGAGSSLSATDFTVGQSGNGTLTVANGGKAGPGRGRRIAVAKNSGSTGTINIGAAAGQTATTAGRIEGDVQFGAGTGTLVFNHTDSGYSFSNAISGAGTISVLSGTTILTADSSGFSGTTTVSNATLVLSGARVGGSLAIDGGGTVAGEGSIGATTVNSGGTLSPSGKTSLTVNGDLTAHAGGTIRPSDAAALVVNGTLTLEAGSAYDYRLHGYGASSPGSATTRVNGDLALNGGTLNLAGGSQPAIGYHRVISYSGSLTGSGLVIGSTPVTSPVAYTYTPDTSQAGKVDVVVTPNGLDILQLWGTTPAGGGDGVWNAGNTNWWNLGGAATASWGGAYGVFRGPGGTITIEGTQNAVGLQFAGGSYTLVGGAGGVIGQNCQPGLPCFVWGMDGGDGYYGGSGGTGGDGGAGFYAYGASPVIVQNEGVIRGGDAGAGGAGGRGGGGKSSGTGGDGGNGGYGGDGVVLRTGASLEVQAGGFVGGGKGGAGGTGGASGYNVYGFNPGSDGAMGHGGRGGRGVSGSGGVRIVAAGRIEGGLNADGSYSDAINLWGGGNTLELQAGYQFLGNVVLTRNDASPNALVLGGWQDSSFDFVALGNATQAFGIFEKDGASTWTVMGTAGFGQVLVKSGELALSGTTRLTSASTSVDAEAGSSAAVTISGAGATWANANAFVIGDRGSGMLTISGGGQVKGGSTVIGAQAGATGTVTLTGAGTRWDNFSLMVGESGQGQVTVSGGARLSSNRAEIGTKAGSSGSVTITGSGSSWDASNRGSGYNPLRIGNGSLAISDGGYANGGSMLIGTLAGATGEVVVSGAGSTLHTGDIVIGSGGSGVLTLTDGGTLKYGGRMLYVGSGGSSGTLNIGAASGAAAAAPGQIVGGYRISLASNGTLVFNHTDGDYRFGSNFDGSGRVRFLSGTTIFERYLDASGFTGTMTVTSSTLVLSGARVGGVVAVDGGGTVAGEGSIGATTVNSGGTLSPSGKTSLTVNGDLTAHAGGTIRPSDAAALVVNGTLTLEAGSAYDYRLHGYGASSPGSATTRVNGDLALNGGTLNLAGGSQPAIGYHRVISYSGSLTGSGLVIGSTPVTSPVAYTYTPDTSQAGKVDVVVTPNGLDILQLWGTTPAGGGDGVWNAGNTNWWNLGGAATASWGGAYGVFRGPGGTITIEGTQNAVGLQFAGGSYTLVGGAGGSLNLHGYNTGGIVITTPEIRVLDGETATIAVSITGTDGLEKTGDGTLILSGANSYSGGTVISGGTLQVFADANLGAVTGGLTFDNGALHTTANIASNRTIDLRDTGAVVTDAGTTLTLTGTVSGAGGLIKAGDGTLLLSGSNNWSGGTLITAGTLRAGSAGALPVMTDWVLTGGRLDLSGYDLSMRFLAGSGGEIALGSADLTVDQTQDSLYAGTVTGAGRLLKDGSGTLLLTGTSSYAGGTVIRDGTLAIVADANLGAAGSSIAFDGGGRLASYADITSGRSITLSGTGTIETYAGTSFVLGGSISGAGSLVKEGWGTLTLTGSANHAGGTTIAAGMLQIGNGGSTGELAGNVVNDAILSFNRSNDYSFSGAISGSGVVVQAGTGTTVLTGNNSYAGGTLIRAGALEVANDGNLGAGGTAITFLGGALRFGASFSTERTVLLLGDGTIDSNGHDGTLSGGIYGAADLIKTGAGTLTLTGANAYRNTIVEAGALVGNAASISGNVTANGTVVFDQRDDASIASVFSGSGRFAKAGGGALELTGDSSGFSGSSTVSAGTLIVNGALGGGLAVEAGARLQGSGTVGSTTIQAGATIAPGNSIGTITVAGDITFAQGSTYEVEVSPDGQSDKILASGSATISGGTVQVLAENGNYAASTSYTILTASGGVSGQFSTVTSNLAFLTPSLAYDSQNVTLTMTRNDAAFGPDDSGRTSIATTRNQGFIAIAAERLGVGNAVYDTLISATAAEARAGFDLLSGEAHAQAVSVMIDESRLVRDTILGHLRGPLLTAPGQQVAASFSADLPGRKGAIAMPAPVPQPRYALWGTAFGSTGNTDGDGNAASMSRRSGGALLGADLMLYDAPGSSLKVGVAGGYSQSRFDLDARLSTGKLESGHAALYAGARFGQLRLDAGAAYTWSESDIRRQVAIRGFGDLLRLQRPGSVMQGFAELGYGFAFSGVALEPFAQLALIRVSTDAGTERGGAAALRVLSSDQTLGFTTLGLRAEAQLGAMPLFARAMLGWRHGFGELTPQARTAFVAGTTPAQVFAARIDRDALTAEAGLDWRISQATALGLTYSAAIGERSRDHALKGRVEMRF from the coding sequence TTGCAGAGCAAGGGCGGCGATGGCGGCGCCGGAGGAAAAGGCGGCGACGGCGGCGATGGGAATGTCGCCACCTTCCTCATTTTCGAGATTCTCGGTGATGGCGGCGATGGCGGCGGGGGCGCAGGCGGCGGCGGAGGTGGAGCCGGGCTCAGCCTCGTCGAGGGCGGCTCGGTCAATTTGCTCGGTAACAATCGGCTGACGGGCGGACATGGCGGCGACGGTGGCGATGGCGGAAGGGGCGGCAGCGGCCAGGGCACGTCCTCCAAACGGGTTGACGGCTGGGGTGGAAACGGCGGGGATGGCGGTGAAGGCGGCGTCGGCCTGTCGTTGTCACGCGGCAGCGCATCGATCGGAGCAGGATCGACCATCAAGGGCGGCAATGGCGGCCGCGGCGGCAATGGTGGCGACAGCGGTCCAGGCAAGACGAACAGCAACGCTCTGGACGACAGCGGTTCGGACAGCGCGATCGGCGGCGCTCAGGACTACGACCGGCCGGCCGCCAAGACGGCAGGCGATGGCGGCCGCGGCGGCGACGGCGGCAATGGCGTCACCATCCGCAATGGCGCAACACTGACGACTGCGCCGGGTGTTTCGATCACGGGCGGGAATGGTGGCGACGGCGGCCAGAATGGGATCAAATCGCGATCCACATTCGGCAGCGTGCGACGCCATGCGAATGGCGGCTCCGGCGGTTCAGGTGGCAGCGGCGTCGTCGCCGATCAGTCGGGCGCCACGATCATCAACGCTGCCGGCGCGGCGATCGTCGGAGGAGGCGCCGGCGCTGGCGGTGCGTGGCGCGGATCGGTCAGTCGCGACCGAGGTCAGGCAGGCGCTGCTGGCAGGGCCGGCGCCGGAATCGTGGCGACGGGCGGCAATGTCGCGATCATCAATAGCGGCGTCATCAGCGGCGGGCGCAATCGCAACGGCACGCGCGGCGCTGCCATCACATTTGCCGGCAGCGGCAACTCGCTTGAACTGCAGGCTGGCTCCGCCATCGTCGGTCAGGTGCTTGGCGGCAGCAATGCGACGCTGATCCTGGGCGGTGCGGCGGATGCGAGTTTCGACTTGCGCGGGCTGGGCTCGCAATATCAAGGCTTCTCGGACTTCAACAAGACCGGCACGAGCAGCTGGACGCTGTCGGGCACCACCAGCGCCTTCAAGGGCGACATGGCGATCGATGGCGGAGCGCTCGTCTTCTCGGCAGGAACACAACTGACGGCGACGAATGCGCAGATCGCGAACGGCGCAGGCGCCGTGGCCGCCGTCACCGTCGCGGGAGCAGGATCGCAATGGATCGCCGACGGTCGGATCGACGTCGGCCATCAGGGCCAGGGCAGCCTGACGGTCGCCAATGGCGGAACCGTGCGCGCCAACACGATCGGCGTCGGGACCGGAGCGGGAGGCTCCGGCGCGATCCATGTCACCGGCAGCGGTTCGCATGTCGAGGCGAGCAGCCTCGTGCTCGGCGATGGTGGTGCGGGCTCGGCCGTGGTCTCCGGCGCCGGATCGAGCCTGAGCGCGACCGACTTCACGGTCGGACAGTCTGGCAACGGTACGCTCACCGTCGCCAATGGCGGCAAGGCCGGCCCCGGACGCGGCAGGCGGATCGCTGTCGCTAAGAACTCGGGCAGCACCGGCACGATCAATATCGGTGCCGCGGCAGGGCAGACGGCAACGACGGCGGGCAGGATCGAGGGCGATGTCCAGTTCGGCGCTGGCACGGGCACGCTGGTGTTCAACCATACGGACAGCGGCTACAGCTTCTCGAACGCGATCTCTGGCGCCGGGACAATCAGCGTGCTCTCCGGCACAACGATCCTGACCGCGGACAGCTCGGGTTTCTCGGGCACGACGACGGTGTCGAACGCGACGCTTGTGCTGAGTGGTGCGCGGGTCGGCGGGTCGCTTGCGATCGATGGCGGCGGCACGGTTGCCGGCGAAGGTTCGATCGGCGCGACGACGGTCAACAGCGGCGGCACGCTTTCGCCCTCGGGCAAGACCTCGCTGACCGTCAATGGCGATCTCACCGCCCATGCCGGCGGCACGATCAGGCCGTCGGATGCCGCCGCGCTCGTCGTCAACGGCACGCTGACGCTCGAGGCCGGCAGCGCTTACGACTACAGGCTGCATGGCTACGGAGCCTCCTCGCCGGGCTCGGCGACGACGCGGGTCAACGGCGATCTCGCCTTGAACGGTGGCACGCTCAACCTCGCCGGCGGCTCACAGCCGGCGATCGGCTATCACCGCGTCATCAGCTATAGCGGCAGCCTGACGGGCAGCGGGCTTGTCATCGGCAGCACCCCGGTCACGAGCCCGGTGGCCTATACCTACACGCCCGACACCTCGCAGGCCGGCAAGGTCGACGTCGTCGTCACCCCGAACGGGCTCGACATCTTGCAGCTCTGGGGCACGACGCCGGCCGGCGGCGGGGACGGCGTCTGGAACGCCGGCAATACGAACTGGTGGAACCTCGGCGGCGCGGCGACGGCGTCATGGGGCGGTGCCTATGGCGTCTTCCGCGGCCCCGGCGGCACGATCACGATCGAGGGCACGCAGAACGCGGTCGGGCTGCAGTTCGCTGGCGGCAGCTATACGCTGGTCGGTGGCGCCGGCGGCGTGATCGGCCAGAACTGCCAGCCAGGCCTGCCTTGCTTCGTCTGGGGTATGGATGGTGGGGACGGATATTACGGCGGCAGCGGCGGTACTGGTGGCGACGGCGGCGCCGGGTTCTACGCTTATGGGGCAAGCCCGGTCATCGTCCAGAATGAGGGCGTCATTCGCGGTGGCGACGCCGGTGCCGGCGGTGCTGGCGGCAGAGGTGGTGGCGGCAAGAGCAGCGGTACCGGTGGCGATGGCGGCAATGGCGGCTATGGTGGCGATGGCGTCGTTCTGAGGACCGGCGCCAGCCTGGAGGTCCAGGCAGGCGGCTTCGTTGGCGGTGGCAAGGGCGGTGCCGGCGGCACCGGTGGCGCGTCGGGCTACAACGTCTACGGGTTCAATCCCGGCTCTGACGGAGCCATGGGACACGGTGGACGCGGCGGGCGAGGCGTCTCGGGCAGCGGCGGCGTCAGGATCGTCGCGGCCGGCCGGATCGAAGGCGGCCTCAACGCCGACGGCTCATATTCGGATGCCATCAACCTCTGGGGCGGCGGCAACACGCTGGAACTGCAGGCGGGCTACCAGTTCCTCGGCAATGTCGTCCTCACCCGCAATGATGCCAGCCCGAACGCGCTCGTCCTCGGCGGCTGGCAGGACAGCAGCTTCGACTTCGTCGCGTTGGGCAATGCGACCCAGGCCTTCGGGATATTCGAGAAGGACGGTGCGAGCACCTGGACCGTCATGGGCACGGCAGGCTTCGGTCAGGTTCTCGTCAAGAGTGGTGAACTCGCCCTGTCGGGGACGACCCGGCTGACCAGCGCCAGCACGAGCGTCGATGCGGAGGCGGGCAGCAGTGCTGCCGTGACGATCTCCGGGGCGGGCGCGACATGGGCTAACGCCAATGCGTTCGTGATCGGCGACCGGGGCAGTGGCATGCTCACCATCTCTGGCGGCGGCCAGGTGAAAGGCGGCAGCACCGTGATCGGCGCGCAGGCAGGCGCAACCGGCACGGTTACGCTGACCGGGGCAGGCACGCGCTGGGATAATTTCTCACTGATGGTCGGCGAAAGCGGGCAGGGGCAGGTCACAGTCTCCGGTGGCGCCAGGCTGTCCAGCAATCGCGCCGAGATCGGAACGAAGGCCGGTTCGAGCGGATCGGTGACGATCACGGGGAGTGGTTCGTCCTGGGACGCCAGCAATCGCGGCAGTGGCTACAACCCACTCCGGATCGGCAATGGCAGCCTGGCGATCTCGGACGGCGGCTACGCCAATGGCGGCAGCATGCTCATCGGCACGCTCGCCGGGGCCACCGGCGAAGTGGTGGTCAGCGGTGCGGGATCGACACTCCACACCGGTGACATCGTGATCGGCTCGGGCGGCAGCGGCGTGCTGACCCTCACGGACGGCGGCACTCTGAAATATGGCGGCCGGATGCTCTATGTCGGCAGCGGCGGATCATCAGGCACATTGAACATCGGCGCGGCCAGCGGAGCAGCGGCTGCGGCGCCTGGACAGATCGTCGGCGGCTACAGGATTAGCCTCGCCTCGAACGGCACGCTTGTTTTCAACCACACCGACGGCGACTACAGGTTCGGCTCTAATTTCGATGGCTCGGGCCGGGTCCGGTTTCTGAGCGGGACGACGATCTTCGAGCGCTATCTCGACGCCTCCGGCTTCACCGGCACGATGACGGTGACGAGCAGCACGCTTGTGCTGAGCGGTGCGCGGGTCGGCGGTGTGGTCGCGGTCGATGGTGGCGGCACGGTTGCCGGCGAAGGTTCGATCGGCGCGACGACGGTCAACAGCGGCGGCACGCTTTCGCCCTCGGGCAAGACCTCGCTGACCGTCAATGGCGATCTCACCGCCCATGCCGGCGGCACGATCAGGCCGTCGGATGCCGCCGCGCTCGTCGTCAACGGCACGCTGACGCTCGAGGCCGGCAGCGCTTACGACTACAGGCTGCATGGCTACGGAGCCTCCTCGCCGGGCTCGGCGACGACGCGGGTCAACGGCGATCTCGCCTTGAACGGTGGCACGCTCAACCTCGCCGGCGGCTCACAGCCGGCGATCGGCTATCACCGCGTCATCAGCTATAGCGGCAGCCTGACGGGCAGCGGGCTTGTCATCGGCAGCACCCCGGTCACGAGCCCGGTGGCCTATACCTACACGCCCGACACCTCGCAGGCCGGCAAGGTCGACGTCGTCGTCACCCCGAACGGGCTCGACATCTTGCAGCTCTGGGGCACGACGCCGGCCGGCGGCGGGGACGGCGTCTGGAACGCCGGCAATACGAACTGGTGGAACCTCGGCGGCGCGGCGACGGCGTCATGGGGCGGTGCCTATGGCGTCTTCCGCGGCCCCGGCGGCACGATCACGATCGAGGGCACGCAGAACGCGGTCGGGCTGCAGTTCGCTGGCGGCAGCTATACGCTGGTCGGTGGCGCCGGCGGCAGCCTCAACCTGCACGGCTACAACACTGGCGGCATCGTCATCACCACGCCGGAGATCCGCGTGCTCGACGGCGAGACCGCGACGATCGCGGTCAGCATCACCGGCACGGACGGGCTGGAGAAGACCGGCGACGGCACGCTGATCCTGTCGGGCGCCAACAGCTACAGCGGCGGCACCGTGATCTCGGGCGGCACCTTGCAGGTCTTTGCCGACGCCAATCTCGGTGCGGTGACTGGCGGGCTGACCTTCGACAACGGCGCGCTTCATACGACCGCGAACATCGCCTCGAACCGCACGATCGACCTGCGCGACACCGGCGCGGTCGTGACCGATGCCGGCACGACGCTGACCTTGACCGGCACGGTCTCCGGCGCCGGCGGGCTGATCAAGGCGGGCGACGGCACGCTGCTGCTGAGCGGGAGCAACAACTGGTCGGGCGGCACCCTGATCACCGCCGGCACGCTCCGGGCCGGCAGTGCCGGCGCCCTGCCGGTGATGACCGACTGGGTCCTGACCGGCGGCAGGCTCGATCTCAGCGGTTATGACCTGTCGATGCGCTTCCTTGCCGGCAGCGGCGGCGAGATCGCGCTGGGCAGTGCCGACCTCACCGTCGATCAGACGCAGGACAGCCTCTACGCCGGCACCGTCACCGGCGCCGGCCGCCTGCTCAAGGACGGTTCGGGAACCCTGCTCCTGACCGGGACCAGCAGCTATGCCGGCGGTACCGTGATCCGCGACGGCACGCTGGCGATCGTCGCCGATGCCAATCTCGGCGCTGCCGGCTCAAGCATCGCCTTCGACGGCGGCGGCCGCCTGGCGAGCTATGCCGACATCACCAGCGGGCGCTCCATCACGCTGTCGGGCACCGGCACGATCGAGACCTATGCCGGCACGAGCTTCGTCCTCGGCGGATCGATCAGCGGCGCCGGCAGCCTGGTCAAGGAGGGCTGGGGCACGCTGACGCTGACCGGCAGCGCGAACCATGCCGGCGGCACGACGATCGCGGCCGGCATGCTGCAGATCGGCAATGGCGGCAGCACCGGCGAGCTTGCCGGCAATGTCGTCAACGACGCGATCCTCAGCTTCAACCGCTCGAACGACTACAGCTTCTCCGGCGCGATCTCCGGCTCCGGCGTCGTCGTGCAGGCGGGCACCGGCACCACGGTCCTGACCGGCAACAACAGCTATGCCGGCGGCACGCTGATCCGGGCCGGCGCGCTTGAGGTCGCCAATGACGGCAATCTCGGCGCCGGCGGGACGGCGATCACCTTCCTGGGCGGGGCGCTGCGCTTTGGCGCCTCGTTCAGCACGGAGCGCACCGTGCTGCTGCTCGGCGACGGCACGATCGACAGCAACGGCCATGACGGCACCCTGAGCGGCGGCATTTATGGCGCTGCCGACCTGATCAAGACCGGCGCCGGCACGCTGACGCTGACCGGCGCCAACGCCTATCGCAACACCATCGTCGAAGCCGGCGCGCTCGTCGGCAATGCCGCCTCGATCTCCGGCAACGTCACCGCCAATGGCACGGTCGTGTTCGACCAGCGCGACGACGCCAGCATCGCCAGCGTGTTCTCGGGAAGCGGCCGCTTCGCCAAGGCCGGCGGCGGGGCGCTCGAACTGACCGGCGACAGCTCCGGCTTCTCCGGTTCGAGCACGGTCTCCGCCGGCACGCTCATCGTCAACGGCGCGCTCGGCGGCGGGCTCGCGGTCGAGGCCGGCGCCCGGCTGCAGGGCAGCGGCACCGTCGGTTCGACCACGATCCAGGCGGGCGCGACGATCGCACCGGGCAACTCGATCGGAACAATCACCGTCGCCGGCGACATCACCTTCGCACAAGGCTCGACCTATGAAGTCGAAGTCAGCCCGGACGGCCAGAGCGACAAGATCCTGGCGTCCGGCTCGGCGACAATCTCGGGCGGGACAGTGCAGGTGCTGGCCGAAAACGGCAACTATGCGGCTTCGACCAGCTACACGATCCTGACCGCCTCCGGTGGGGTCAGTGGCCAGTTCTCGACGGTGACCTCGAACCTGGCCTTCCTGACGCCGTCGCTGGCTTACGACAGTCAGAACGTCACGCTGACGATGACCCGCAACGATGCCGCGTTCGGACCGGATGATTCAGGCCGCACCTCCATCGCCACCACCCGCAATCAGGGCTTCATCGCGATCGCGGCGGAGCGGCTCGGGGTCGGCAATGCGGTCTATGACACGCTGATCTCAGCGACGGCGGCCGAGGCCCGCGCCGGTTTCGACCTGCTTTCGGGCGAAGCGCATGCCCAGGCGGTCAGCGTGATGATCGACGAGAGCCGGCTGGTGCGCGACACCATTTTGGGCCATCTGCGTGGGCCATTGCTCACCGCGCCGGGTCAGCAGGTCGCGGCGAGCTTCTCCGCCGACCTGCCCGGCCGCAAGGGTGCGATCGCGATGCCCGCGCCGGTCCCGCAGCCGCGCTACGCCCTCTGGGGCACCGCCTTCGGCAGCACCGGCAATACGGACGGCGACGGCAATGCCGCGAGCATGAGCCGCCGCAGCGGTGGCGCCCTGCTCGGCGCCGATTTGATGCTCTATGACGCGCCGGGTTCGTCGCTGAAGGTCGGCGTCGCCGGCGGCTACAGCCAGTCGCGCTTCGATCTCGATGCCAGGCTCTCGACCGGCAAGCTCGAGAGCGGCCACGCCGCGCTCTATGCCGGCGCCCGCTTCGGCCAGCTCAGGCTCGATGCCGGCGCAGCCTACACCTGGTCCGAGAGCGACATCCGCCGCCAGGTCGCGATCCGCGGCTTCGGCGATCTGCTGCGCCTGCAGCGTCCGGGCTCGGTGATGCAAGGCTTTGCCGAGCTCGGCTATGGCTTCGCCTTCAGCGGGGTTGCGCTGGAGCCCTTCGCCCAGTTGGCGCTGATCCGGGTCAGCACCGACGCCGGCACCGAGCGCGGCGGGGCGGCGGCCCTGCGTGTTCTCTCCTCCGACCAGACGCTGGGCTTCACCACGCTGGGCCTGCGGGCCGAGGCGCAGCTCGGGGCGATGCCGCTGTTCGCCCGCGCCATGCTCGGCTGGCGCCACGGCTTTGGCGAGCTCACCCCGCAGGCGCGCACCGCCTTCGTCGCCGGCACCACGCCGGCGCAGGTCTTCGCCGCCCGGATCGACCGCGACGCCCTCACCGCCGAGGCCGGGCTCGACTGGCGCATCTCGCAGGCCACCGCCCTCGGCCTGACCTACTCCGCCGCCATCGGCGAACGCTCCCGCGATCACGCCCTCAAGGGTAGGGTCGAAATGCGATTCTGA